Proteins found in one Vagococcus carniphilus genomic segment:
- the nifJ gene encoding pyruvate:ferredoxin (flavodoxin) oxidoreductase translates to MKKTKTMDGNTAAAYMSYAFTEVAAIYPITPSSTMAEVVDDWASKGKKNIFGEPVKVVEMQSEAGAAGTVHGSLKTGALTSTYTASQGLLLMIPNMYKIAGELLPTVFHVSARAIATNALSIFGDHSDVMATRQTGFAMLAEGSVQEVMDLSGVAHLASIEGSLPFINFFDGFRTSHELQKIEVIDYEDLKGLLDEEALENFRRRGLNPNTPTVSGTAQNPDIYFQSRETVNKHYEEIPGIVQKYMKEINTLRGTDYDLTTYYGDPEATEIIISMGSATPTIRQTVDYLNQSGRKVGHIAIHLYRPFPSENLLEKLPDTVERIAVLDRTKEPGADGEPLLLDVQSVLYRHKNRPIIIGGRYGIGSKDVTPNQIVSVYDHLLLDEGEMKPRFTIGIVDDVTHLSLPMTEVLDLTPKSTFQAKFWGFGSDGTVGANKQAIKIIGDHTDHYAQAYFSYDSKKSGGLTVSHLRFGKEPIDSIYLVENPDFVGCHNAAYIHKYDLIKGLKDGGTFLLNTVWSKEKVLRLLPKHLKKYIAEHEINFYIINAMDIAKEEGLGRRINTVMSTAFFELTGLMTREEYLPLLKEEIKNTYGKKSSEIVDRNWNVIEKTFDALEKIDVPKEWAAIEVVEREEDKTLPSYVQNIVQPIERQEGDQLSVNDLIENGMLGGTMPLGTSAYEKRGIALEVPEWIPEACTMCNECAFVCPHAAIRPFLADDKEMEEAPEGYITRDFKGKDGLNYRIQVSVEDCTGCGLCVDACPAKDKALVMKPYEEQHEEAVNWAFSMTLKQKENTVKKESVKGSQFEQPLLEFSGACSGCGETPYVKLLTQLFGDRMMIANTTGCSSIWGASAPTTPYTTNQFGQGPAWSNSLFEDNAEFGFGMYVANQVKRGRAMEKAEAILNEGIGSDETKEVLSEWLEHVDDGNGTRQRATRLSEALQKESQSEFSELLKHENMFVKPSQWMIGGDGWAYDIGFGGIDHILSSGEDINILVMDNELYANTGGQTSKATPQSAIAKFSASGKKTTKKDLGMMAATYGNVYVAQISINAHPNQAIKAIAEAESYPGPSLVIGYTPCINHGIKGGMSNALLNAQEAVESGYWQLYRYDPRLAEKGKDPMRMDYKKADTDKIPEFLQTQTRFSSLVNVVKDEEKVDKMYDNTKQDFIERNDNYKRLSSLKKDK, encoded by the coding sequence ATGAAGAAAACAAAAACAATGGATGGTAATACAGCAGCAGCTTATATGTCTTACGCGTTTACAGAAGTTGCAGCTATTTATCCAATAACTCCAAGTTCCACTATGGCAGAAGTTGTGGATGATTGGGCCTCTAAGGGAAAGAAAAATATATTTGGTGAACCAGTTAAAGTAGTTGAGATGCAATCTGAAGCAGGGGCAGCAGGAACAGTTCATGGCTCTTTAAAAACGGGTGCGTTAACTTCTACATACACTGCTTCTCAAGGGTTGCTTTTAATGATTCCTAATATGTATAAAATCGCAGGTGAATTATTACCAACGGTGTTCCACGTTTCTGCTAGAGCAATAGCAACGAATGCTTTAAGTATATTTGGTGACCATAGTGATGTGATGGCAACTAGACAAACAGGTTTTGCAATGCTTGCTGAAGGAAGCGTTCAAGAGGTAATGGACTTGTCAGGAGTAGCTCATTTAGCCAGTATTGAAGGAAGTTTACCCTTTATTAATTTCTTTGATGGGTTTAGAACAAGTCACGAATTACAAAAAATTGAAGTGATTGATTATGAAGACTTAAAAGGGTTACTAGATGAAGAGGCTTTAGAAAACTTTAGAAGACGTGGTCTAAACCCTAATACACCAACCGTTTCAGGAACAGCACAAAACCCAGATATTTACTTCCAATCAAGAGAAACAGTGAATAAGCATTATGAAGAAATTCCTGGAATCGTTCAAAAATACATGAAAGAAATTAATACGTTACGAGGAACTGATTATGATTTAACAACGTATTATGGTGATCCAGAAGCTACTGAGATTATTATCTCAATGGGTTCAGCAACACCAACCATTAGACAAACGGTAGATTACTTGAATCAATCAGGAAGAAAAGTAGGACATATTGCCATTCATTTATATCGTCCATTCCCAAGTGAAAACTTATTAGAAAAACTACCTGATACAGTAGAGAGAATTGCTGTTTTAGACCGAACAAAAGAACCAGGTGCTGATGGCGAACCTTTACTATTAGATGTTCAAAGTGTGCTTTATCGACATAAAAATCGTCCAATTATCATTGGTGGACGTTACGGAATTGGTTCAAAAGATGTCACACCAAATCAAATCGTGTCTGTCTATGACCATCTGTTATTAGATGAAGGAGAAATGAAACCAAGATTTACAATTGGAATTGTGGATGATGTAACTCATTTATCATTACCAATGACGGAAGTTTTAGATTTAACACCAAAATCAACTTTTCAAGCTAAATTCTGGGGATTTGGTTCTGACGGGACTGTTGGTGCTAATAAACAAGCAATTAAAATTATTGGTGATCATACAGATCATTATGCTCAAGCTTATTTTTCTTATGATTCCAAAAAATCAGGTGGGTTAACTGTATCTCATTTACGATTTGGAAAAGAACCAATTGACTCAATTTATTTAGTAGAGAACCCAGACTTTGTAGGCTGTCATAATGCTGCTTATATTCATAAATATGATTTGATTAAAGGGCTCAAAGATGGTGGAACTTTCCTATTGAATACAGTGTGGTCTAAAGAAAAAGTATTGAGACTACTTCCGAAACATTTGAAAAAATATATTGCTGAGCATGAAATTAACTTCTATATTATTAATGCGATGGATATCGCTAAAGAAGAAGGGCTAGGTCGAAGAATTAATACAGTCATGTCAACAGCCTTTTTCGAATTGACTGGCCTGATGACTAGAGAAGAGTATTTGCCTTTACTGAAAGAAGAAATTAAAAATACTTATGGTAAGAAATCTTCTGAAATTGTTGATAGAAACTGGAATGTAATTGAAAAGACATTTGATGCCCTTGAAAAAATAGATGTACCAAAAGAATGGGCAGCTATTGAAGTGGTAGAAAGAGAAGAAGATAAAACTCTTCCATCATATGTTCAAAATATTGTTCAACCAATCGAAAGACAAGAAGGAGATCAATTATCTGTCAATGATTTAATTGAAAATGGCATGCTAGGTGGAACGATGCCTCTTGGAACATCAGCTTATGAAAAACGTGGTATCGCTCTTGAGGTTCCTGAATGGATTCCAGAAGCTTGTACGATGTGTAATGAGTGTGCCTTTGTTTGTCCACATGCAGCTATTCGACCATTCTTAGCAGATGATAAGGAAATGGAAGAAGCACCAGAAGGTTATATTACAAGAGACTTTAAAGGTAAAGATGGTTTGAATTACCGAATTCAAGTATCTGTGGAAGATTGTACGGGTTGTGGTCTTTGTGTGGATGCTTGTCCAGCAAAAGATAAAGCATTAGTGATGAAACCTTATGAAGAACAACATGAAGAAGCTGTTAACTGGGCATTCTCTATGACTTTAAAACAAAAAGAAAATACAGTGAAAAAAGAATCAGTTAAAGGCTCTCAATTTGAGCAACCGTTACTAGAGTTTTCAGGAGCTTGTTCTGGATGTGGTGAAACACCCTATGTTAAACTATTGACTCAACTATTTGGGGATCGAATGATGATTGCTAATACAACAGGTTGTTCTTCTATTTGGGGAGCTTCGGCACCAACAACACCATATACAACGAATCAGTTTGGTCAAGGACCTGCTTGGAGTAACTCTTTATTTGAAGATAACGCTGAATTTGGTTTTGGAATGTACGTTGCTAATCAAGTTAAACGTGGACGTGCGATGGAAAAAGCAGAAGCTATCTTAAATGAAGGCATCGGTTCTGATGAAACAAAAGAAGTGCTAAGTGAGTGGCTAGAACATGTAGATGATGGAAATGGAACAAGACAACGAGCAACAAGATTATCAGAAGCTTTGCAAAAAGAAAGTCAATCAGAATTTTCAGAGCTTTTAAAACATGAGAATATGTTTGTTAAACCAAGTCAATGGATGATTGGTGGCGATGGTTGGGCATATGATATTGGCTTTGGAGGAATTGATCATATCCTATCTTCTGGTGAAGATATTAATATTTTGGTAATGGATAATGAGCTTTATGCTAATACAGGTGGTCAAACATCAAAAGCAACTCCACAATCGGCTATTGCTAAATTCTCAGCATCTGGTAAGAAAACAACGAAAAAAGATTTAGGAATGATGGCAGCGACTTATGGTAATGTCTATGTTGCTCAAATTTCAATTAATGCTCATCCAAATCAAGCCATTAAAGCAATTGCTGAAGCAGAAAGCTACCCAGGACCTTCATTAGTAATTGGTTATACACCATGTATTAATCATGGTATTAAAGGTGGTATGTCAAACGCTCTATTAAATGCGCAAGAAGCAGTAGAGTCAGGTTATTGGCAATTGTATCGTTATGATCCAAGACTAGCTGAAAAAGGAAAAGATCCGATGCGAATGGATTATAAAAAAGCAGATACAGATAAAATACCAGAATTTTTACAAACTCAAACGCGCTTTTCTTCTTTAGTGAATGTGGTTAAAGATGAAGAAAAAGTGGATAAAATGTACGATAACACAAAACAAGACTTTATTGAGAGAAATGATAATTATAAACGTCTATCTAGTTTGAAAAAAGATAAATAA
- a CDS encoding YjiH family protein codes for MKSSQRIGFIKFLIGTILGIVLVLIPFNFDNGMDTILFHYLKLFIAANKTVIQYLLVLCVTLSAVLSLYALINKNSFLHSKRLCKKLFVTSPFYVVNRFFGALVSILCLFKIGPEFIISADTGTAMLDLATQLSILVPMMLLFQTLILEFGAMEFLGELIGFIVKPLFKVSEICAVNIISAWVGPGNAAILGTQDLFEKGYFTVKEAAVIGSQFATSSIGWVVLVSSVLGLMDNFGLIFLGITLIGIILGFITVRIPPVKNYPNTYVDGSTESTIKSNSSGSKLKTSYINASERANSVTLTNFTSKIDNMSFYVFWLTPIIIFWGAAALMISIYTPVLSWISLPVEMILNLAGVPDASVTASAIMSGFADNYLPVILGEALPSIESKAIIAMMSILQLIFMSEIATLLKSCKLVNKFSDIIIIFLERTFISLPFVIIFVKLFIS; via the coding sequence ATGAAATCGTCACAACGAATCGGCTTTATTAAATTTTTAATTGGAACAATTCTTGGTATTGTCTTAGTTTTAATTCCTTTTAACTTTGACAACGGTATGGATACAATTCTTTTCCATTACTTAAAATTATTTATTGCCGCAAATAAAACCGTTATACAATATCTTTTAGTTCTATGCGTTACTTTAAGTGCTGTTCTTTCACTCTATGCTTTAATCAATAAGAACAGTTTCTTACATTCAAAAAGGCTTTGTAAAAAACTATTTGTTACATCACCTTTTTATGTTGTGAATCGTTTTTTTGGAGCCTTAGTTTCAATTCTTTGTCTATTTAAAATTGGACCTGAATTCATTATTTCAGCAGATACAGGAACTGCTATGTTAGATTTAGCAACTCAGCTTTCTATCTTAGTTCCTATGATGCTTCTATTCCAAACATTGATTTTAGAATTTGGTGCGATGGAATTTTTAGGTGAATTAATTGGCTTTATTGTTAAACCACTTTTTAAAGTTTCTGAAATTTGTGCAGTTAACATTATCAGTGCTTGGGTAGGACCAGGTAATGCTGCTATTCTTGGAACACAAGACCTATTTGAAAAGGGTTATTTCACAGTTAAAGAAGCAGCAGTGATTGGTAGTCAATTTGCCACTTCAAGTATTGGCTGGGTTGTTTTAGTTAGTTCTGTCTTAGGTTTAATGGATAATTTTGGCTTAATTTTCTTAGGTATTACACTAATTGGCATTATTCTTGGTTTCATTACCGTTAGAATTCCTCCGGTTAAAAACTATCCTAATACTTATGTAGATGGTTCAACAGAATCTACTATTAAATCTAATAGTAGTGGTAGTAAATTAAAAACAAGTTACATCAATGCTTCTGAACGTGCTAACAGTGTCACTCTAACTAATTTTACAAGTAAAATTGATAACATGAGTTTTTACGTCTTTTGGCTAACTCCAATTATTATTTTCTGGGGAGCAGCAGCCTTAATGATCTCAATTTATACCCCTGTCCTTTCTTGGATTTCTCTACCTGTGGAAATGATTTTAAACTTAGCAGGAGTGCCCGATGCTTCTGTTACTGCAAGTGCTATTATGTCTGGTTTTGCTGATAATTACCTACCAGTTATTTTAGGTGAGGCTCTACCTTCTATTGAAAGTAAAGCAATCATTGCGATGATGAGTATTTTACAATTAATCTTTATGTCAGAGATTGCCACACTTTTAAAATCATGTAAACTAGTTAATAAATTTAGTGATATCATCATCATTTTCTTAGAGAGAACATTCATATCATTACCATTTGTAATTATCTTTGTTAAACTATTTATTAGTTAA
- a CDS encoding lactate/malate family dehydrogenase produces MKVSIIGAGSVGATTAFSLAKSNLVDELVIVDLDERRAQGVALDILHGLSLTQEVKISSGDYDSTVDSNVIIVTIGVPEKVGESRLVPLQKNADILKDIVPKITKASPNGILLLVSNPVDILAYFAQQISGWDPSRVIGLGTTLDSARLNYLLARDLDVAQTDINGMIVGEHGDSQVVAWSQTAVKGTNIKDFLTANNIDIADNYFTDIAQEVKDTAFDVWEMKGPNCYCVALAIERVVKAISQNENAILPVSQPFTSKEYISLPHVINKNGAVKPIELGYSNEELAKLNDSYSGLVELANQIQL; encoded by the coding sequence ATGAAAGTTAGTATTATTGGTGCAGGATCAGTGGGAGCAACCACTGCATTTTCATTAGCAAAATCAAATTTAGTGGATGAGTTAGTAATAGTCGACCTTGATGAAAGAAGAGCTCAAGGAGTGGCTTTAGATATTTTACATGGTTTGTCATTAACACAAGAAGTTAAAATTTCTTCTGGAGACTATGATTCAACTGTAGACTCTAATGTGATAATAGTCACAATTGGTGTTCCTGAAAAAGTTGGCGAGTCTCGCTTAGTTCCGCTTCAAAAAAATGCAGATATCTTAAAAGATATTGTTCCAAAAATTACAAAGGCTAGTCCGAATGGTATTTTACTACTAGTTAGTAACCCAGTTGATATTCTTGCCTACTTTGCTCAACAAATTTCTGGATGGGATCCTAGTCGCGTTATCGGTCTTGGCACTACTCTTGATTCAGCTCGATTAAACTATTTGTTAGCACGTGATTTAGATGTTGCTCAAACAGATATTAATGGAATGATTGTTGGTGAACACGGTGATTCTCAAGTTGTTGCTTGGTCACAAACAGCGGTTAAAGGGACAAATATCAAAGATTTCTTAACAGCAAATAATATAGATATTGCTGACAATTACTTTACTGATATCGCTCAAGAAGTAAAAGATACAGCCTTTGATGTATGGGAGATGAAAGGTCCTAACTGTTACTGTGTTGCTTTAGCGATTGAAAGAGTTGTCAAAGCAATTAGTCAAAACGAAAATGCGATTTTACCGGTTTCACAACCTTTTACTTCTAAAGAATATATCAGTTTACCTCATGTTATTAATAAAAATGGAGCTGTTAAACCTATTGAATTAGGTTATTCAAATGAAGAATTGGCAAAATTAAACGACTCTTATAGTGGTTTAGTTGAGCTAGCTAATCAAATACAGTTATAG
- a CDS encoding IclR family transcriptional regulator has protein sequence MEKKSPIIKNVVDTFRILDVLNEKEKAGIAFLSQQLDIPKTTIFRIIKTLEEVHVIKQLPDSDYTLDYRLSAYAKSAAKDNQLVEMATPFMNQLKDSYSETVNLGILHENQVVIVQTVEGEFYQLQASLVPMSPLYCSGMGKLFLSEYSEEELKHYFVDLKKRTVNTIVDYNEFLKNVEIIKEEGISVDDEEYEYGLSCYAVPIYDKEGKMICSMSVSGPSSRLYHKGIDKLKSELKEKGRALEEALQRNY, from the coding sequence ATGGAAAAAAAAAGTCCGATTATTAAAAATGTGGTAGATACTTTTCGAATTTTAGATGTCTTAAATGAAAAAGAAAAAGCGGGAATAGCTTTTTTATCTCAACAGTTAGATATTCCTAAAACAACTATTTTTAGAATTATAAAAACTCTTGAAGAAGTCCATGTCATCAAGCAATTACCAGATAGTGATTATACATTGGACTATCGATTGAGTGCTTATGCAAAAAGTGCAGCTAAAGATAATCAATTAGTTGAGATGGCGACTCCTTTTATGAATCAACTAAAAGATAGCTATTCAGAAACAGTTAATCTAGGAATACTTCATGAAAATCAAGTCGTGATTGTTCAAACAGTTGAAGGAGAATTTTATCAGCTACAAGCAAGTTTAGTTCCAATGAGCCCACTATATTGTTCAGGAATGGGTAAATTATTTTTAAGTGAATATAGTGAAGAGGAGTTAAAACATTATTTTGTTGATTTGAAAAAAAGAACCGTTAATACGATTGTTGATTATAACGAGTTTCTTAAAAATGTAGAAATAATTAAAGAAGAAGGCATCTCAGTGGATGATGAAGAGTACGAATATGGTCTTTCTTGTTATGCCGTTCCAATTTATGATAAAGAAGGAAAAATGATTTGTTCAATGAGTGTTTCAGGACCATCAAGTCGTTTGTATCATAAAGGAATCGATAAGTTAAAATCAGAACTAAAAGAAAAAGGAAGAGCACTTGAAGAAGCGCTTCAAAGAAACTATTAG
- the fosX gene encoding FosX/FosE/FosI family fosfomycin resistance hydrolase, translating into MNKKVSISHLTFIVKDIEKSATLFKVLFDAKEVYDSIDKNFSHSREKFLLIDDLWIALMEGEELPSQTYNHIAFKIEKDEMANYLRQIESLGLSLLSDRSRIAEEAQSIYFYDYDNHLFELHTGTLEERLKGYLK; encoded by the coding sequence ATGAATAAAAAAGTAAGTATTAGTCATCTAACTTTTATTGTTAAAGATATTGAAAAATCAGCAACTCTCTTTAAAGTTTTATTTGATGCAAAAGAAGTTTATGATAGCATTGACAAAAATTTTTCACATTCTAGAGAAAAGTTCTTATTAATCGATGACTTGTGGATTGCTTTAATGGAAGGTGAGGAATTACCATCTCAAACCTATAATCATATTGCTTTTAAAATAGAAAAAGATGAGATGGCTAATTATTTGAGGCAAATAGAAAGTTTAGGATTATCTCTTTTGTCAGATAGATCCCGAATAGCAGAAGAAGCCCAATCTATTTATTTTTATGATTATGATAACCATTTGTTTGAACTTCATACAGGGACACTTGAAGAAAGATTAAAAGGCTATTTAAAATAG
- a CDS encoding LURP-one-related/scramblase family protein, with protein MRTLFMKQKMLSFNEKFAIKDEDGSIIYRVHGSLFKSPKSFSMVDQNDEQIGTVTKELFKLLPKFTVDVFDDSPILIEKEFTFFKPKYRIKSENIQIDGDWLDKNFDIYRGNKKIAHISEKWLAMSSTYEINIFDQSYEHLIVLLVAAIDFVHAEERAASSASNP; from the coding sequence ATGAGAACTTTATTTATGAAGCAAAAAATGCTTAGCTTTAACGAAAAATTTGCCATTAAAGACGAAGATGGAAGCATCATCTACCGTGTGCATGGTAGCCTCTTTAAGAGTCCAAAATCTTTTTCAATGGTTGATCAAAATGATGAACAAATTGGAACTGTGACAAAAGAATTATTTAAACTCTTACCTAAATTTACCGTTGATGTTTTCGATGACTCTCCTATCTTAATCGAAAAAGAATTTACCTTTTTTAAACCAAAATATCGTATTAAAAGTGAAAATATTCAAATTGATGGGGATTGGCTAGATAAGAATTTTGATATTTATCGTGGCAATAAAAAAATTGCTCACATTTCAGAAAAATGGTTAGCTATGAGTAGTACATATGAAATTAATATTTTTGATCAATCATATGAGCATCTCATCGTTCTACTTGTTGCTGCTATTGATTTTGTTCATGCTGAAGAACGAGCAGCCTCTTCTGCCTCAAACCCGTAA
- a CDS encoding BMC domain-containing protein: MEDKNLERTIQEYVPGKQVTLAHLIPNADKEVFTKLGLAEDGNAIGILTITPSEASIIGADIAKKSGNVQIGFMDRFSGAVVITGEVSSVESALRQVNSVLSNVLKFNVPEITRT; this comes from the coding sequence ATGGAAGATAAAAATTTAGAGAGAACGATTCAAGAGTATGTTCCTGGTAAACAAGTTACCTTAGCCCATTTAATCCCTAATGCTGATAAAGAAGTATTTACTAAACTTGGTTTGGCAGAAGATGGGAATGCAATTGGTATTCTAACAATTACGCCAAGTGAAGCTTCTATAATTGGAGCTGATATCGCTAAAAAATCTGGAAATGTCCAAATTGGTTTTATGGACCGTTTTAGTGGTGCTGTGGTTATAACAGGTGAAGTCTCATCGGTGGAAAGTGCTTTAAGACAAGTTAACTCTGTATTGAGTAATGTGCTGAAATTCAACGTTCCTGAAATCACAAGAACGTGA
- a CDS encoding EutP/PduV family microcompartment system protein, which produces MKKIILMGETGSGKTTLTQCLHDKEQVYHKTQQIYQFDHVIDTPGEFMENRFFYNALVSAAVDAEVVGLIQSVEHVQNYFPPTFSSRFNLPVVGIVTKTELAQDKTDLERSKIFLEQAGARQIFMISAKTGEGMAELLTYLEA; this is translated from the coding sequence ATGAAAAAAATTATTTTAATGGGTGAAACAGGATCAGGAAAAACAACATTAACTCAATGTTTACATGACAAGGAACAGGTTTATCATAAAACACAACAAATTTATCAATTTGATCACGTCATTGATACACCAGGTGAGTTCATGGAAAATCGCTTTTTCTATAATGCATTAGTAAGTGCAGCAGTTGATGCTGAAGTAGTTGGGTTGATTCAAAGTGTGGAACATGTACAAAATTATTTTCCACCAACTTTTTCTTCACGCTTTAATTTACCAGTTGTCGGTATTGTCACGAAGACAGAATTAGCACAGGATAAGACAGATTTAGAACGTTCAAAAATTTTCCTAGAGCAAGCTGGAGCAAGACAAATTTTTATGATTTCAGCTAAAACAGGTGAAGGTATGGCAGAGTTGTTAACTTATTTGGAAGCATAA
- a CDS encoding PocR ligand-binding domain-containing protein produces MKQNMSPAAPSLLTGIIEDFACSTDFGSVLVDIRGIENSNLYNFSPFCNLMRSSPEFRHLCQKCDLYGGLEAYKTGQPSIYRCHAGLTDISLPIVQSNQLSGFLLFGQVQVTDEENSNYTSIQTINTDWMNSPNLRQARNKVKLVSSKQVESAASILREISQFHTRDVNPRDQIKFNVKSKKSSNQQEKVSNNEEIRKALTYIQKNLSRPITLEEVANHVYLSQYYFSKLFKKEMNINFVTYVNQRRIEEAKKLLVESSLSIETISRNLGFSQPSYFIKTFRSMTSSTPANYRRDHSA; encoded by the coding sequence ATGAAACAAAACATGTCCCCTGCTGCTCCTAGTCTTTTAACCGGTATTATTGAGGATTTTGCATGTTCAACTGATTTTGGCTCTGTTCTAGTAGATATTCGAGGTATTGAAAACTCAAATCTTTATAATTTTTCACCTTTTTGTAATTTAATGCGCTCAAGTCCTGAATTTCGTCACCTTTGTCAAAAATGTGATCTATATGGAGGCTTGGAGGCCTATAAAACAGGGCAACCATCTATTTATCGTTGCCACGCCGGATTAACCGATATTTCTTTGCCCATTGTTCAAAGTAATCAGCTTTCTGGTTTCCTTTTATTTGGTCAAGTTCAAGTCACTGACGAAGAAAATTCAAATTATACAAGCATCCAAACTATTAATACCGATTGGATGAATTCTCCAAATCTTAGACAAGCAAGAAACAAAGTCAAACTGGTTTCTAGTAAACAAGTTGAAAGTGCTGCTTCTATTTTACGTGAAATTAGTCAATTTCATACCAGAGATGTCAACCCTCGTGATCAGATAAAATTTAATGTAAAATCAAAGAAGTCATCTAATCAACAAGAAAAAGTTTCCAATAATGAAGAAATCAGGAAAGCTTTAACTTATATTCAAAAAAATCTAAGTCGACCAATTACACTAGAAGAAGTTGCTAACCACGTTTATTTAAGTCAGTACTATTTTAGTAAACTTTTCAAAAAAGAAATGAATATCAATTTTGTTACTTACGTTAACCAAAGAAGAATCGAAGAAGCAAAAAAATTACTCGTTGAATCTAGTCTAAGTATTGAAACCATATCTAGAAATTTAGGTTTTTCTCAACCTAGTTATTTTATTAAAACATTCCGCTCAATGACCTCTTCTACTCCTGCCAATTATAGAAGAGATCACAGTGCTTAA
- a CDS encoding BMC domain-containing protein produces the protein MQQEALGMIETKGLIGAIEAADAMVKAANVNLIGTEKIGSGLVTVMVRGDVGAVKASVDAGVSAASSVGEVVSNYVIPRPHTEVETLLPKK, from the coding sequence ATGCAACAAGAAGCATTAGGCATGATTGAAACAAAAGGGTTAATAGGTGCTATTGAAGCAGCTGATGCTATGGTGAAAGCTGCAAATGTTAACTTAATAGGAACTGAAAAAATAGGTTCAGGTTTAGTAACAGTAATGGTTCGAGGAGATGTTGGAGCAGTTAAAGCATCAGTTGATGCAGGTGTTTCGGCAGCTTCTAGTGTTGGAGAAGTCGTTTCTAATTATGTAATACCACGTCCTCATACTGAAGTAGAAACTCTACTTCCTAAAAAATAA
- the pduB gene encoding propanediol utilization microcompartment protein PduB — MSENQINVEDVMKRVLERFDEKTPTSEANGGKIKMNEKKCNLTEYVGSSEFGDTIGLVIANVDSSLLDIMKLEKKYRSIGIVGARTGAGPHIMAADEAVKATNTEVISIELPRDTKGGAGHGSLIIFGGDDVSDVKRAVEVTLNDVDTRTFGDVYGNEAGHIEMQYTARASFACNKVWGTPIGKAFGIIVGAPAAIGVVMADTALKSANVEVVAYATPQNGQSFSNEVTMTITGDSGAVRQAVISAREIGIKLLGTLGSEPKNDQPSYI; from the coding sequence ATGTCGGAAAATCAAATTAATGTAGAAGATGTAATGAAACGCGTGCTTGAAAGATTTGATGAAAAAACACCAACTTCTGAAGCAAATGGAGGAAAGATAAAAATGAATGAAAAAAAATGCAACTTAACAGAATATGTAGGTTCAAGTGAATTTGGAGATACGATTGGTTTAGTTATTGCTAATGTTGATTCTTCATTACTAGATATTATGAAGTTAGAAAAAAAATACCGCTCAATTGGTATTGTTGGAGCAAGAACTGGGGCTGGACCTCATATTATGGCAGCTGATGAGGCAGTTAAAGCCACTAATACGGAAGTTATCTCAATTGAATTGCCAAGAGATACTAAAGGTGGCGCAGGTCATGGGTCTTTAATTATTTTTGGAGGAGACGATGTATCTGATGTGAAACGAGCTGTTGAAGTGACATTAAATGATGTTGATACACGTACCTTTGGAGATGTGTATGGAAATGAAGCAGGGCATATTGAGATGCAATATACTGCTAGAGCAAGTTTTGCTTGTAATAAAGTTTGGGGAACACCGATTGGAAAAGCTTTCGGCATTATCGTAGGAGCACCTGCAGCAATTGGTGTCGTTATGGCAGATACAGCATTGAAGTCAGCTAATGTTGAAGTAGTCGCTTATGCAACTCCTCAAAATGGTCAAAGTTTTTCAAACGAAGTAACGATGACAATTACTGGAGATTCAGGTGCGGTAAGACAGGCTGTCATCTCAGCAAGAGAAATTGGTATTAAATTATTAGGAACATTAGGCTCAGAACCTAAGAATGATCAACCATCATATATTTAG